The following are encoded in a window of Psychrobacter sp. P11F6 genomic DNA:
- a CDS encoding TolC family protein: protein MTVSSAALASADAHMDALINQAIQTHPMVGSARAEQQATTESISAAKLSLLPAPTFSSGYDRDDGMVSQFQLRQSLWTGGKLTANVNQAIFDDKAATEYVYEQQNQVAKTTIEAWQSYITALSKQQVYYDNLQLLAEFEAMMQRRVSQGVSARIEMDLVTNRILQEQNSYQSAVEQQRIAMARLEQITGRKVSAIELPVPNLSEMVARARSYSQTFEKLAFDQASFYNPTVVKESYQVEAAKQGLKSLQSSRYPTIYAQYEYDYYHESDKNKDNGGEFSVGLSYDPGAGLSNLALAKASESRVNSLVQSKEASRRLVLETIQTQYQQFASAKDQERSLIAAVAGAQIVVSSYRRQFIAGRKSWLEVLNAVREHSQYQAQLVDTRASIIAAYYKLQVDFGMMSWQQFNQSRQPEPIFHPIDPVKKWLNGQHVAQQTSNRAVIQPVGMKNQEMVTYSIKDASDGFLNTISNDPDMIDSNTGLLIESP from the coding sequence ATGACGGTATCCAGTGCTGCGTTAGCAAGCGCTGATGCGCATATGGATGCACTTATTAATCAAGCGATTCAAACTCACCCTATGGTGGGTTCAGCAAGAGCAGAGCAACAGGCGACTACTGAAAGCATTAGTGCAGCGAAGCTTAGTTTGTTGCCTGCTCCTACTTTTTCATCAGGTTATGATCGTGATGACGGCATGGTCTCCCAGTTTCAGCTCCGCCAGTCATTATGGACAGGAGGCAAGCTGACCGCCAATGTTAATCAAGCGATATTTGATGATAAAGCGGCGACAGAATATGTCTACGAGCAACAAAACCAAGTGGCTAAAACGACGATAGAGGCGTGGCAAAGCTATATTACGGCTTTATCAAAACAACAAGTCTATTATGACAATTTGCAGTTGCTTGCTGAGTTTGAAGCCATGATGCAACGGCGTGTTAGCCAAGGAGTCTCCGCTCGCATTGAGATGGACTTGGTGACTAACCGTATTTTGCAAGAACAAAACTCCTATCAGTCTGCTGTCGAGCAGCAACGTATCGCTATGGCTCGTTTAGAGCAAATTACCGGTCGTAAGGTGTCAGCGATAGAACTACCCGTTCCAAACTTAAGTGAAATGGTTGCACGCGCCAGAAGTTATTCCCAAACTTTTGAGAAGCTAGCCTTTGATCAAGCCAGTTTTTATAATCCTACTGTGGTAAAAGAGAGTTATCAAGTTGAGGCGGCCAAGCAAGGGCTGAAGTCTTTGCAGTCCTCTCGCTATCCGACAATATACGCACAATACGAGTATGACTATTATCATGAGAGTGATAAAAATAAGGATAATGGTGGAGAGTTCTCAGTAGGGCTCAGTTATGATCCAGGGGCAGGGCTGTCTAATTTAGCCCTTGCAAAAGCATCAGAATCACGTGTCAATAGTCTTGTTCAATCAAAAGAGGCTTCTAGGCGTTTGGTACTTGAGACCATACAAACCCAATATCAACAGTTTGCCAGCGCTAAAGATCAAGAGCGCTCATTGATAGCAGCAGTTGCAGGTGCTCAGATTGTAGTCAGCTCATACCGTCGTCAATTCATCGCTGGTCGTAAGTCTTGGCTTGAGGTGCTGAATGCGGTTCGTGAGCACTCCCAGTATCAGGCACAATTGGTTGACACCCGAGCATCTATCATTGCTGCTTATTATAAACTGCAAGTTGATTTTGGCATGATGTCATGGCAACAGTTTAACCAAAGTCGCCAGCCTGAACCTATATTCCACCCAATAGATCCCGTAAAGAAATGGCTTAATGGTCAGCATGTTGCGCAGCAAACATCCAATAGAGCGGTGATTCAACCTGTAGGTATGAAAAATCAAGAGATGGTGACCTACTCTATTAAAGATGCATCTGATGGGTTTTTGAATACCATCTCTAATGACCCTGATATGATTGATTCCAATACAGGTTTGCTGATAGAGAGCCCTTGA
- a CDS encoding VCBS domain-containing protein yields DFATVSPTQGTATGTILDEDNGNPNDGSTTDGDKPVVSIIATEPSAVEGETGNDTLEFTISQDNVSNFDTVVTVNLGTGTTVDADDIDQISYTVEGGPDVVITDTQEIADFLATGTVTIPAGSSFTPVITVTAKDDDIFENSEDLVFDISTDDDFATVSPTQGTATGTILDEDNGNPNDGSTTDGDKPVVSIIATEPSAVEGETGNDTLEFTISQDNVSNFDTVVTVNLGTGTTVDADDIDQISYTVEGGPDVVITDTQEIADFLATGTVTIPAGSSFTPVITVTAKDDDIFENSEDLVFDISTDDDFATVSPTQGTATGTILDEDNGNPNDGSTTDGDKPVVSIIATEPSAVEGETGNDTLEFTISQDNVSNFDTVVTVNLGTGTTVDADDIDQISYTVEGGPDVVITDTQEIADFLATGTVTIPAGSSFTPVITVTAKDDDIFENSEDLVFDISTDDDFATVSPTQGTATGTILDEDNGNPNDGSTTDGDKPVVSIIATEPSAVEGETGNDTLEFTISQDNVSNFDTVVTVNLGTGTTVDADDIDQISYTVEGGPDVVITDTQEIADFLATGTVTIPAGSSFTPVITVTAKDDDIFENSEDLVFDISTDDDFATVSPTQGTATGTILDEDNGNPNDGSTTDGDKPVVSIIATEPSAVEGETGNDTLEFTISQDNVSNFDTVVTVNLGTGTTVDADDIDQISYTVEGGPDVVITDTQEIADFLATGTVTIPAGSSFTPVITVTAKDDDIFENSEDLVFDISTDDDFATVSPTQGTATGTIIDNDVPPTIDIVDEDAALTPADNSVIEGTGNTITGTINITNPQSVTDLTVGGLDVTNASNTSVTINTSLGKLVITNYNAATGELTYEYTENGNAEDHSAGSVVDQFNVILTNSIGDTITDTLDIEIIDTAPNANNDKNSVTEDVSVDQPSGKITATGNVIKGTAPDQADDLGADATMVTAVEFGSTASTVNGTAPTLIQGDFGELTLDVNGEYTYDVDNTAVQYLALGESLTETFTYTITDADGDSSSATLTITITGTNDRPVITNAVSGATNDVIGSEVFDEPTPGEEMTKTGTVTFEDIDLNDQVKLEHVIASTTVTVSGTDYTLTPDQEAALKNLFSVDSTVNPVNATGNTADWTFEALPNALDFIPAGETITIRYAVKVSDNAGIDSPGNGNELSTSEIRYVEVTITGTDNKFVLVDDEVFTPEDTLISDNIFKNGTPDADDGEALTVESYTFELADGTTITKNAGESSDILVDGTNSIGNITVNSDGSYTFVPADNYSGQVPEITVTVNNGTNPTTPQTGTETLTITVNPVSDKPGLEGVSVETNEDTTIALGLTVPTITDNTDLDSTSNDDTPERLGYITLSDIPAGAVLKDGSGNILTPNADGNIVIQLTDTGSLVADGTPTVNMSSAEFEGITLTPPANDATNISFDMSVTEYEMDSNGNIAQVGGVDVAGATSTVKIEVDVQAVTDSVDKNDPNDPDNPHDAGDDDSKFGYDQSEVIGDTLTVTLKEGESIELPITTTFGDLVGNAAKGDAETYGFVITGLVPGAIINFTPAGSSEPLPPFIADKNGQVLIGINAGLTSTDFVVSGNSEPKITIQTGKFDSLDMNGVEISLYTQDHDPDSAIKNTSVDLIGTVKVDLTVTPVAGQVELVNKGVETKEDTVVTLDKFGFTVQDNKQDNNGLLPETITTIEFVLPEGWTYKDSAGTTTVGSSGGTPIIISGITPADNADLDAYLEDFSITPPAHSSKDADFTFTVTTVDLDDDGGIGLPATGSQNLTQTVVVTPVAEVVGGRSDSDAIDDLTINSSHTYAANANEDAAFDLNSDGFDLKGYWNNQDTSEQTFAHMTFGNKSDSGFTSVEGAVFTYNDGNGLVSLTDNGNGVDIPMEYLDTVTVTPPQDYSDYNLTSGAETAVKVEAKTVDVDEDGGAKDEAISGESYLTFEVKGVADPATLAVDPAEGVEDQAINGGNNRDTAADMTTDVIPTDGIVLNIRPSSRDNDGSETYDVTISEIPADGQLYYTNKDGDTLLLDTTGGTVVIEDYNNSVTGLYFVPAENFSGTVNLKVQAVSQEGGTTGAASPMLNLPVKVIGKADLIINDKLATGTALINGKDYTYVTDEATLDSTGNHQIALSSLFATVADIEAYDGDSPAVEQIVYRVENLPTGFNLTGAGVTFLGGSGSDRVWSVTLEALQNNTAQLKTPDNFAGEINFTITGTTTETVSGDSVTHDGKDVSILVTPDAADGNMNDPQVVATEDLWANMDFESAFTTTDKGDSATGTESLESITLSVTDLMAKDVILRVDGIEVDLTTNPPPTLKFTPDQTIEIMYDDDKRHSDDDVSIEFDYTYTDTTELTDGSEISTSNTGSAVVDVTFQAVTDAPSMTLDVTDDTINNSGTDNTASVTVSLSSPDQDGSESFTRLEVTDVPEGLNVVGGILSDGIWYVDVPNDPVIITMAPTYELVLERNDSTVNIPKGSFNIKVTGITQDINGQGSDGSEARVEGNFEITLDRTGGGDAPVKPDLIDSFTSKVEIPAQLEDTGFTLGDILDATLNPATADTVDSYTFSLTDLPTDTVLESTNPAVSVQQIGGKWIISVNDASNLNPEAALNGVTVTPPKDFSTNVTDGTQDFTFNANFTVLDKDGGEEREQVSDVNVEIKPVTDPMDADGKSTTVATDEDTSIDININLKNSADGDYVLLINGKLYIQVDESSLLTGTGPAGVLTDANGNPLNEVVLNDNEVGDIPAGTYYELEVGTNSPDSVTVKYTPAENADGNATITVKAAHKETTDEAGYDSGTLTYEHEYTVEVSAQPDNLDITSNSGESIATAIGDEDSMIAIDYKISNIDEGDMASAITLDNIPNGYLVYYTDTNGDTVLASNNGNSGGNNSWSIDTSKLNNINSGAAGETPNIFIMPPENSSDKVTGIEMKVVNDSGMISDPLVIDLDVTPVADGVTANPSTILGNQGKWTTLNLNAVMQDTDGSETVNIAITDNGVSLTDDVLRFRVKSTGEMLTAVWDDAANSYTITGITPEQINDLQIQSSVPLKGDLDFALSTTDTVGAMTDTSGVYTDNNGELPSISVDIAFSKTFVGTAENDIVDASGQSVAVNYKGGAGDDILIGGSGNDLIDGGTGVNTLKGGAGNDKIVFSVDNALMDGGAGNDTLLINVADTSIDFSSFDATVFESIETIDMTGNGAQTLTNLSTSDVLDIINDTVMSNKGLVINGDSADSVSLTGNDWTNSGTTTQGGNSYNVYSFSDTNGTHELLIQTDITIL; encoded by the coding sequence ATGACTTTGCTACGGTCAGTCCAACCCAGGGCACTGCCACTGGTACCATCTTAGATGAAGACAATGGCAACCCTAATGACGGCAGCACCACCGATGGCGATAAGCCAGTTGTTAGTATCATTGCTACAGAACCGTCAGCCGTTGAAGGCGAGACGGGCAATGACACCTTAGAATTCACCATCTCTCAAGACAATGTCAGCAACTTTGACACTGTCGTCACGGTCAACCTTGGCACAGGCACTACCGTAGATGCTGATGACATTGATCAAATCTCTTACACCGTTGAGGGCGGCCCTGATGTGGTCATCACCGATACACAAGAGATCGCTGACTTCTTAGCTACTGGCACCGTGACTATTCCAGCAGGTAGCAGCTTTACCCCAGTCATCACCGTCACCGCCAAAGACGATGACATCTTCGAGAACAGCGAAGACCTAGTGTTCGATATCAGCACCGATGATGACTTTGCTACGGTCAGTCCAACCCAGGGCACTGCCACTGGTACCATCTTAGATGAAGACAATGGCAACCCTAATGACGGCAGCACCACCGATGGCGATAAGCCAGTTGTTAGTATCATTGCTACAGAACCGTCAGCCGTTGAAGGCGAGACGGGCAATGACACCTTAGAATTCACCATCTCTCAAGACAATGTCAGCAACTTTGACACTGTCGTCACGGTCAACCTTGGCACAGGCACTACCGTAGATGCTGATGACATTGATCAAATCTCTTACACCGTTGAGGGCGGCCCTGATGTGGTCATCACCGATACACAAGAGATCGCTGACTTCTTAGCTACTGGCACCGTGACTATTCCAGCAGGTAGCAGCTTTACCCCAGTCATCACCGTCACCGCCAAAGACGATGACATCTTCGAGAACAGCGAAGACCTAGTGTTCGATATCAGCACCGATGATGACTTTGCTACGGTCAGTCCAACCCAGGGCACTGCCACTGGTACCATCTTAGATGAAGACAATGGCAACCCTAATGACGGCAGCACCACCGATGGCGATAAGCCAGTTGTTAGTATCATTGCTACAGAACCGTCAGCCGTTGAAGGCGAGACGGGCAATGACACCTTAGAATTCACCATCTCTCAAGACAATGTCAGCAACTTTGACACTGTCGTCACGGTCAACCTTGGCACAGGCACTACCGTAGATGCTGATGACATTGATCAAATCTCTTACACCGTTGAGGGCGGCCCTGATGTGGTCATCACCGATACACAAGAGATCGCTGACTTCTTAGCTACTGGCACCGTGACTATTCCAGCAGGTAGCAGCTTTACCCCAGTCATCACCGTCACCGCCAAAGACGATGACATCTTCGAGAACAGCGAAGACCTAGTGTTCGATATCAGCACCGATGATGACTTTGCTACGGTCAGTCCAACCCAGGGCACTGCCACTGGTACCATCTTAGATGAAGACAATGGCAACCCTAATGACGGCAGCACCACCGATGGCGATAAGCCAGTTGTTAGTATCATTGCTACAGAACCGTCAGCCGTTGAAGGCGAGACGGGCAATGACACCTTAGAATTCACCATCTCTCAAGACAATGTCAGCAACTTTGACACTGTCGTCACGGTCAACCTTGGCACAGGCACTACCGTAGATGCTGATGACATTGATCAAATCTCTTACACCGTTGAGGGCGGCCCTGATGTGGTCATCACCGATACACAAGAGATCGCTGACTTCTTAGCTACTGGCACCGTGACTATTCCAGCAGGTAGCAGCTTTACCCCAGTCATCACCGTCACCGCCAAAGACGATGACATCTTCGAGAACAGCGAAGACCTAGTGTTCGATATCAGCACCGATGATGACTTTGCTACGGTCAGTCCAACCCAGGGCACTGCCACTGGTACCATCTTAGATGAAGACAATGGCAACCCTAATGACGGCAGCACCACCGATGGCGATAAGCCAGTTGTTAGTATCATTGCTACAGAACCGTCAGCCGTTGAAGGCGAGACGGGCAATGACACCTTAGAATTCACCATCTCTCAAGACAATGTCAGCAACTTTGACACTGTCGTCACGGTCAACCTTGGCACAGGCACTACCGTAGATGCTGATGACATTGATCAAATCTCTTACACCGTTGAGGGCGGCCCTGATGTGGTCATCACCGATACACAAGAGATCGCTGACTTCTTAGCTACTGGCACCGTGACTATTCCAGCAGGTAGCAGCTTTACCCCAGTCATCACCGTCACCGCCAAAGACGATGACATCTTCGAGAACAGCGAAGACCTAGTGTTCGATATCAGCACCGATGATGACTTTGCTACGGTCAGTCCAACCCAGGGCACTGCCACTGGTACCATTATTGATAATGACGTACCACCAACTATCGATATCGTCGATGAAGACGCAGCATTAACACCTGCTGACAACAGCGTCATCGAAGGTACGGGTAACACAATAACTGGCACCATTAATATCACCAATCCACAAAGCGTCACCGATCTAACTGTTGGCGGTTTAGACGTTACTAATGCTTCCAATACATCGGTCACTATTAATACTAGTTTAGGTAAGCTGGTAATCACTAACTACAACGCAGCAACAGGTGAACTCACTTACGAATATACAGAAAACGGCAATGCAGAGGATCATAGCGCTGGTTCAGTAGTTGATCAGTTTAATGTAATACTAACCAATAGCATTGGTGATACCATCACTGACACCTTAGATATTGAGATTATTGATACCGCACCTAATGCTAATAATGATAAGAATAGCGTCACAGAAGATGTAAGTGTAGATCAGCCATCTGGCAAAATCACAGCAACTGGTAACGTAATCAAAGGTACAGCTCCTGATCAAGCGGATGATTTAGGTGCAGATGCAACTATGGTAACGGCAGTAGAGTTTGGGAGTACTGCCAGTACAGTTAATGGCACAGCACCGACTCTAATTCAAGGCGATTTTGGCGAACTAACGTTAGATGTGAATGGTGAATATACCTATGATGTTGATAATACTGCTGTACAGTATTTGGCATTAGGGGAAAGTTTGACCGAAACCTTTACCTATACCATCACTGACGCTGATGGTGATAGCAGCAGTGCAACCTTAACTATCACCATAACTGGAACTAACGATAGACCAGTGATTACTAACGCTGTCTCTGGAGCTACTAATGATGTGATTGGTTCAGAAGTTTTTGATGAGCCAACCCCAGGCGAAGAAATGACAAAAACTGGAACTGTAACCTTTGAAGATATTGACCTTAATGATCAAGTAAAACTTGAACACGTAATTGCTTCTACTACTGTTACAGTAAGTGGTACTGACTATACACTTACCCCTGATCAAGAGGCTGCATTAAAGAATTTATTTTCTGTAGATAGTACTGTTAATCCTGTTAATGCAACAGGTAATACTGCTGATTGGACATTTGAAGCGCTACCTAACGCGCTTGATTTTATCCCTGCTGGCGAAACAATCACTATTCGTTATGCTGTAAAGGTTTCAGACAATGCAGGTATTGATAGCCCAGGCAACGGTAATGAGCTTAGCACTAGTGAAATTCGTTACGTTGAGGTAACTATCACTGGGACAGATAATAAGTTTGTACTGGTCGATGATGAAGTGTTCACACCAGAAGATACATTAATATCGGATAATATTTTCAAAAATGGTACTCCCGATGCTGATGATGGTGAAGCGCTTACTGTTGAAAGTTATACTTTTGAGCTTGCTGATGGTACAACGATAACCAAAAATGCAGGTGAAAGTAGCGATATCTTAGTTGACGGTACAAACTCTATTGGTAACATTACGGTTAATAGCGATGGCAGCTATACTTTTGTACCTGCTGACAACTACAGTGGTCAAGTACCAGAAATTACCGTTACAGTAAATAACGGCACTAATCCGACAACACCACAAACAGGCACTGAAACTTTAACCATCACCGTTAACCCAGTATCAGATAAGCCTGGATTAGAGGGTGTTTCAGTTGAGACTAATGAAGATACTACTATCGCATTGGGTTTAACGGTACCTACGATCACCGATAACACTGATCTTGATTCTACGAGTAACGATGATACGCCTGAGCGTCTTGGTTACATCACTTTATCCGATATTCCAGCAGGTGCAGTGCTAAAAGACGGTTCAGGTAATATTCTTACTCCAAATGCAGACGGTAATATCGTTATTCAGCTGACTGATACGGGGTCTTTGGTTGCTGACGGCACACCTACGGTCAATATGAGTAGTGCTGAATTCGAAGGAATAACCCTCACACCACCTGCAAACGATGCTACTAATATATCTTTTGATATGTCAGTTACTGAGTATGAAATGGATAGTAACGGCAATATTGCACAGGTAGGTGGTGTTGATGTGGCGGGTGCAACTAGCACAGTTAAAATTGAGGTTGATGTCCAAGCCGTCACTGATAGCGTAGATAAAAACGACCCTAATGATCCAGATAATCCTCATGACGCTGGAGATGATGATAGTAAGTTTGGTTATGATCAAAGTGAAGTTATTGGGGATACTTTAACCGTAACTCTTAAAGAAGGTGAATCTATTGAGTTACCAATAACCACAACATTTGGAGATTTAGTAGGTAATGCCGCTAAAGGCGATGCTGAGACTTATGGCTTTGTGATTACAGGTCTAGTCCCTGGCGCCATTATTAATTTCACACCTGCTGGCAGCTCTGAGCCGCTTCCCCCATTTATCGCCGATAAGAATGGTCAGGTATTGATCGGTATTAATGCTGGCTTAACTTCTACTGATTTTGTAGTCAGTGGTAACTCAGAGCCTAAAATCACTATTCAGACTGGGAAGTTTGATTCCCTAGATATGAATGGTGTAGAAATATCGCTATATACTCAGGACCATGACCCTGATTCGGCTATTAAAAATACATCTGTAGATCTTATCGGTACCGTCAAAGTAGACCTAACCGTCACCCCAGTAGCTGGTCAAGTTGAGCTTGTTAATAAAGGTGTTGAAACCAAAGAAGACACAGTTGTCACCCTTGATAAATTTGGCTTTACCGTGCAAGACAACAAACAAGATAATAACGGTCTATTACCAGAAACCATTACAACGATAGAGTTTGTTTTGCCTGAAGGCTGGACTTATAAGGACAGTGCAGGGACAACGACAGTAGGTAGCAGTGGCGGGACACCGATTATTATCAGTGGTATTACGCCGGCAGATAATGCTGATTTAGATGCTTATTTGGAAGACTTCTCTATTACACCGCCTGCACACTCATCCAAAGATGCTGATTTTACCTTCACAGTAACTACGGTAGATCTGGATGATGATGGTGGTATTGGTTTACCAGCAACAGGTAGTCAAAATTTAACGCAAACGGTAGTCGTAACGCCTGTTGCTGAAGTCGTTGGAGGACGTAGTGATAGTGATGCCATAGATGACCTTACCATCAATTCAAGTCATACTTACGCAGCCAACGCTAATGAAGATGCAGCATTTGATCTTAATAGTGATGGGTTTGACCTAAAAGGCTATTGGAATAATCAGGACACCTCTGAACAAACTTTCGCTCATATGACATTTGGTAATAAGAGTGACAGCGGCTTCACTTCAGTTGAAGGTGCGGTATTTACTTATAATGACGGCAATGGTTTAGTTAGCCTGACTGATAACGGCAACGGTGTCGATATCCCGATGGAGTATTTAGATACAGTTACAGTGACCCCGCCGCAAGACTATAGCGACTATAACCTTACCAGTGGTGCTGAGACAGCAGTAAAAGTTGAGGCAAAAACGGTTGATGTTGACGAAGATGGTGGCGCAAAAGATGAAGCCATCAGTGGCGAAAGTTACTTAACCTTTGAAGTTAAAGGCGTAGCCGACCCAGCCACTTTAGCTGTTGATCCTGCCGAAGGGGTCGAAGATCAGGCGATAAACGGTGGTAATAATCGTGATACTGCTGCGGACATGACAACTGACGTCATTCCTACCGACGGCATTGTACTCAATATCCGCCCAAGCTCGCGTGATAACGACGGGTCTGAGACTTATGATGTGACCATCTCAGAGATACCAGCAGATGGGCAGCTTTATTACACCAATAAAGACGGTGATACACTCTTACTTGATACTACTGGTGGTACGGTAGTGATTGAAGATTACAATAATAGCGTAACTGGGTTGTACTTTGTGCCTGCCGAGAACTTCAGCGGTACGGTAAATCTAAAAGTACAGGCAGTAAGTCAAGAGGGTGGAACTACCGGTGCTGCAAGTCCTATGCTCAACCTACCTGTTAAGGTCATTGGCAAGGCAGATCTGATAATAAATGACAAATTGGCAACCGGCACAGCTCTTATCAATGGTAAGGACTATACTTATGTCACTGACGAGGCAACGCTAGATAGTACGGGCAACCATCAGATTGCCTTATCCAGCCTATTTGCTACTGTTGCGGATATCGAGGCATATGATGGTGATAGCCCAGCTGTTGAGCAGATAGTGTATCGAGTTGAAAACTTACCTACTGGTTTCAACTTAACTGGTGCAGGGGTTACCTTCTTAGGTGGCAGTGGTTCTGATCGAGTATGGTCAGTGACCCTAGAGGCGCTACAGAATAATACTGCACAATTAAAGACACCAGATAACTTCGCTGGTGAAATTAACTTTACGATCACGGGTACCACGACAGAGACAGTATCTGGTGACAGTGTGACTCATGATGGTAAAGACGTTTCTATTCTAGTGACCCCTGATGCTGCTGATGGCAATATGAATGATCCTCAAGTCGTTGCTACTGAAGATCTATGGGCGAACATGGACTTTGAATCGGCCTTTACAACGACAGATAAGGGTGACTCAGCGACAGGAACAGAATCACTTGAGAGTATCACACTATCAGTAACTGATCTAATGGCTAAAGACGTCATTTTACGTGTCGACGGTATTGAAGTGGACTTAACGACTAATCCACCACCAACTTTGAAATTTACGCCCGATCAAACAATCGAAATTATGTACGATGACGATAAACGCCATAGCGATGATGATGTCAGTATAGAATTTGACTACACTTATACTGACACCACTGAACTGACTGATGGTTCAGAGATTAGCACATCTAACACAGGCAGTGCAGTGGTAGATGTGACCTTCCAAGCGGTCACTGATGCACCAAGCATGACCTTGGATGTGACAGATGACACTATTAATAATAGCGGTACGGATAATACTGCTTCTGTCACCGTATCACTATCGTCACCTGACCAAGATGGCTCAGAGAGCTTTACTCGCCTAGAAGTTACTGATGTTCCAGAGGGTCTGAATGTAGTGGGTGGTATCTTATCAGATGGTATCTGGTACGTTGATGTGCCCAATGACCCAGTCATCATTACTATGGCGCCGACTTATGAGTTAGTGCTTGAGCGTAATGACAGCACGGTCAATATACCTAAAGGTTCTTTCAATATTAAAGTGACGGGTATTACGCAGGATATTAATGGTCAAGGTAGTGACGGTAGCGAAGCGCGTGTAGAGGGGAACTTTGAGATTACCTTAGACAGAACGGGCGGGGGTGATGCGCCTGTCAAGCCTGACTTAATAGATAGCTTTACTAGTAAGGTAGAAATACCAGCACAATTAGAGGATACTGGTTTCACTCTTGGCGATATATTAGATGCGACTCTGAACCCTGCGACCGCTGATACTGTCGACTCCTATACTTTCTCATTGACTGATTTGCCAACAGATACTGTATTAGAGAGTACCAATCCAGCGGTGAGTGTGCAGCAGATTGGTGGTAAATGGATTATTAGCGTGAATGATGCTAGTAATCTTAATCCAGAAGCAGCACTTAATGGAGTGACAGTGACTCCGCCGAAAGACTTTAGTACCAACGTGACAGATGGCACCCAAGATTTTACCTTTAATGCCAACTTTACCGTCTTGGATAAAGATGGTGGCGAGGAAAGGGAGCAGGTCAGTGACGTCAATGTCGAAATCAAGCCAGTTACTGATCCTATGGATGCTGATGGCAAATCAACCACGGTGGCAACGGATGAAGATACTAGCATCGATATCAATATCAACCTAAAAAACAGTGCTGATGGTGATTACGTCCTACTAATCAATGGCAAGCTCTATATTCAAGTAGATGAATCTAGTTTATTGACAGGTACTGGTCCTGCTGGAGTGCTGACTGATGCCAATGGTAATCCCCTAAACGAGGTGGTATTGAATGATAACGAAGTCGGTGATATTCCTGCTGGCACTTACTATGAGCTAGAGGTTGGTACTAACTCTCCTGATAGCGTTACGGTCAAATATACGCCTGCCGAAAACGCCGATGGTAATGCCACTATCACCGTAAAAGCTGCTCACAAAGAAACGACAGATGAGGCAGGATATGACAGTGGTACGCTAACCTATGAGCATGAATATACCGTTGAAGTCTCAGCGCAGCCGGATAATCTAGATATCACTAGTAATAGTGGTGAGTCAATAGCCACAGCTATTGGTGACGAAGATAGCATGATTGCTATCGATTATAAAATCTCCAATATCGATGAAGGTGATATGGCAAGCGCTATTACCTTAGACAATATCCCTAATGGCTATCTAGTTTATTATACTGATACTAATGGTGATACAGTGTTGGCAAGCAATAATGGTAATTCTGGTGGTAATAACTCATGGTCTATCGACACCTCTAAACTGAATAATATTAACAGTGGCGCAGCGGGTGAAACGCCTAATATATTCATTATGCCACCTGAAAATAGCAGCGATAAAGTAACAGGGATCGAGATGAAGGTGGTTAATGACAGCGGTATGATCAGTGATCCTCTAGTGATTGATCTCGATGTGACGCCAGTCGCTGATGGGGTAACAGCTAATCCTTCTACTATCCTCGGTAATCAGGGTAAGTGGACCACACTTAATCTAAACGCAGTTATGCAAGACACGGATGGTAGTGAGACTGTTAATATAGCCATCACTGATAATGGCGTTAGCTTGACCGATGATGTCTTACGCTTTAGAGTAAAAAGTACAGGTGAAATGTTGACTGCCGTGTGGGATGATGCCGCTAACAGCTATACCATAACTGGTATCACCCCTGAGCAAATCAATGATTTACAAATTCAGTCTTCTGTACCACTAAAAGGCGATCTGGACTTCGCTCTTAGTACTACCGATACCGTAGGGGCTATGACGGATACGTCTGGCGTTTATACAGATAACAATGGTGAATTACCGTCTATATCTGTCGATATTGCTTTTAGCAAAACCTTTGTAGGTACAGCAGAGAATGATATCGTTGATGCCTCTGGACAGTCTGTAGCTGTGAATTATAAAGGCGGCGCTGGTGATGATATCTTGATTGGAGGTAGCGGTAATGACTTAATCGATGGTGGCACTGGTGTCAATACGCTGAAAGGTGGTGCAGGTAACGATAAAATTGTATTCTCTGTAGATAACGCCTTAATGGATGGTGGTGCTGGTAATGATACGCTCCTCATTAACGTTGCTGATACCAGTATCGACTTTAGCAGCTTTGATGCGACTGTATTTGAGAGTATTGAAACCATCGATATGACCGGTAACGGTGCGCAGACGCTGACCAACCTTAGTACCAGTGATGTGCTAGATATAATCAATGACACGGTGATGAGCAATAAAGGCTTGGTTATCAACGGTGATAGTGCTGATAGCGTGAGTCTAACTGGTAACGATTGGACGAACAGCGGTACTACTACTCAAGGGGGCAATAGTTACAATGTCTATAGCTTCTCTGATACCAATGGCACTCATGAGTTATTGATTCAGACCGACATTACGATTTTATAA